Sequence from the Gracilinanus agilis isolate LMUSP501 chromosome 6, AgileGrace, whole genome shotgun sequence genome:
gagatggagggagggtaACAAGCAGAACAGTTTTGTGTCCTTCCATACCCTTGGGTAAAACCTTTTCCACCATCCTTCCCTGACCCCTGAGCAGCCCCAATGGGTGAAGTGAGGAGGGGAggctggagggaggagggagggaacagCTTTCCAAATCCAGACTTATCCATGTCAAACCCCCAGAGTGAATGAGCAGCCCCCTGTCCCATTCCCTGGGGTCCTTCCCCTGACTAGACCCTCAGAAGTAGGTCCCTCCTCGGCAGTTAGTTATGGGATTCTTCTCCCTTCCacagtatatctttttttttttttaatattttttccccatcaaggtcatcttctatttttatttatttttaattcttttttccccttctttccttttttttttcctctctctctcccctaatacacactttttttttctttttctttttgtgtttgtttgttttttagtaagGGGAATACCATGACATTGCTCTAGCTTGGCCCCTGTAGACCCGGCCCCGGGGTCTGTTGTTGAAGCCCCTATAGAATCGAGAGTGTGAACGACTGTAGTTAGTAGTCCTGGCACGATATCTGCCACATGGAAAACCCCGATCTGTGGTGCTGATCCCCGGCTGATTGGTCCGTTTTGGTGTCACCTTGATCTGTCTTCCTCTGAAAAGAGAATCTTCCAAGGCCATCGATGTCCTGACCgaatctttatctgaaaattctaTATATGCAAACCCCTTAGGATGGCCACTGAACTTGTCACAAAGGATGGTAACTCGATTAATTGAACCACAACCATGGAAGTGTGCCTCCAGCTCTTCTGCTGTTGCACCATAGTCCACATTGCCTACATAGATGGATCGGGAATCAGCCTCCATCTTCTCCTCAATGGACATGATCCTTGGGCCAGCATTGCCTGGGAAGGGGCTCATGTTCATCTGTTTTTCCATCTCATTCTGAAGCTCCTTCaatttctctgcctcttcctccatctctcttaCTTGGGCTTTGATGGCCTCCAGTTCCTGGTCCTCCAGAACGCTGTTCTCCAGGTCGACCTGGACCAGGTctggctcttcctcctcctcctgactGCTCCCTGGGGCAGCCCTCACTTTGAAGTTTTCAATCAGTTTTTTGAACTCCATGTTCCTAAGCCTGGTGAGAAAGAGTCAGTGAAAAGTTAGACCAGGGGATTCCTGGGCCATCCAAAACATCTCAGAATTTTCATACTGTTGGTATTCCAGAGATTCAAAGGGAATGGAGAGACTTCAACAGAGATGGTCCCATATCTACTGCATGTCCTCAATAGATAAAATGGGGAGCCCAAGTGTCAGGCCTGCCTTCCAAGAGAAATAGGAAACAAGATTCCTGGAATTCATACTTGTGAGCTAAGGGAGAATCCTATCTTGCAAGTGGGCGTCCTCCCTAGTTTTCTagaaatgactaaagaaatgTGTTCTTGACTAGGGCCTGGACTGAGCTTGAGCTCTCTCTTCCAAGGAACAGATGATGGGGGTTCTGTTTAATTTCTTCTTACTCTCACcttattcttctcttctcccacaaTTCAGGGTTACCATCttttgaagaaaatatctttACTTCCTCTTAAATACTACTAAAGGTCCCTACTTTGGCCAACCATTTTACTTTATTCTGAAATGTAAGAATGACTGATCTTATTTCATGGGTTCAATGCAATCACATATTTGGCTATCTAACAGGGCAGTAAGAGAAGGAGATTCTGAAATCAGTTATTCTTGTACCCCTACTTCCTAGTTCAGAACTTAAACTcagctatttttttcccttcaaccTCTCTAATTTCTGGTTCATTTACTAAGAAGGCCTTTTTTAAAGTGCATTGAGAAAAAGGTATTTTTTCCAAAGATAACTTACCTCTGATTCTGTCCTCTAGTATGCCTTTCAAGATAAATAATGCTTGTTCTTTCCCTTGAGCTCCAACACTAAAAGATGTTAGGAATAAGTTGTTGGGGTCTTTTTATAGGAGTTCTTTTGATTAGCTCCTCCCTGGACTCCACCCACAAAAGATGACAACTCCTGTGTTTTGGTAAGTGCTTCACATCTCTACCCTAAGGATGAGTTCACACCTTTGTATTTGACATAGAAATGGGCTACAAACCACTGTGGTGTTCACACCCAGACCTTTCCAAATACTTTAAGTTCAAATGGAAACTTTCTTCTGATTCCTTCCTTCTCAGATATTCCTCTAGGGAGAGATAATACTACCCTCTCTCACTCCCAACTCTATCAGCCAATGTTTTATGACTGAGTTGTTGGGAATCTTTGGAAAACCTGTTGAGAAAGAGTTTTCCTTTATTCTCCCCACAAAAGGTGAGAAGTACTGTGTGTTCACAGTGCTTCCAGTTTCTGCCATGGGGCCAAGTTCTCCCCTTTGCCCTGTTTTTTAGAGTGATGAGCTACAATTCACAATGGTGTTCACACTTAGGCACCTGAGGCTAAAGTTGTCTTGGCTCCAGTTTCACCAGGTCATTGGGAACTTGGTTGAAATAGTTCGATTTCATTTTGAATAATTTgagaaaattaatattgtttttaaatcccTTCTTTGTTTTTATGGCTCcctggaaaggagaggaaagatctACACAAGGAGAACAGAAGCATAAAAACAGAAGttatcaaaatttattttggGAGGTGTCTTCCCTCAGTCTCCTAcctctccttcctttacattttcctgtttctttgcTTGCACATGCCATATTTAATAAAACCTATTTATTAATACAGTGACTGTGTAAACATTTTCCTTGATTTAGTGGAACATCCTTGTGGCCAGTATGGTTCTTTTGTAGCTAAATAGCTCACTTCAGCCTCAGCAGTAACTTGATCTAAAAGTGAAATTAAGAAATGTTTTGAAGTGCAATCCATTACAGTGTTCAGGTCTAGGTGCCTGATGATCTCAGATCAACTTTTCTAATGGTGATGTTTTCTAAACTGAAGGAACTATTATAGTGATAGGGAGCTCCTGGCTCTTGGTCATGAGGTCAGTAAACTCTGGAGAATGAAAAGGGAAAGTATTCATAATAGTTTGGGCTTCAGTGatttagaggaagaaatgtgTATGAaggtgagtattgatggtgtgGGAAGTGTTTATCAGGACCCCCCACTCGATAATATCtgtgggccagatcagctaacCACTCACctccaccccagggaagacctatgaggggataaactcaaagaggttcccaaactggcaaagctatagtggggttgttgaaggaaggtgttggggttcagttgtgactcTAGTGGGTTGGATCCAACCCCTCAGTGTTAGGAACACagagacaagcctccccactcctaagTCCTAGCGTTGCTCTTCACGATGGAGTTGGGTATTCATCTTCCCTTCAGCCACAAGATCAGACTTCCTCCCCTCAAAGTAACAGcccaaactaccactaatgaactaataaagatttattataaggataagggaattcaggataacagggtgagggatgtttgaggattttttgaggaaggagggtactgagataacttctctatcaactatgaacctCACAACAAGAGAacagttctggtttcttctgtagcttggacTCAGAAACTGACTCTCTTCTCACAATATCCTATCTTTAACACTAGCtacaaacaggggaataactgaAATGAAGGGGTACAGAATGAATCAATGAAGGGTCCCTCCAAGTGCCAGCTCCCCCGAGAGTCCAGACACTAAGGTCAATTATGGAGCACAACCCTGTCAGTATCTTCTTcattggcaatgaagtcagtagtAGGGTTtagctgttgaaatctccagatcGCCCCTGAATTTTGGCCTCAGAAGTGCTGAATTCCTGTCCAGAACCTCCCAGTcacccacaaccatccaccccAAGCCCACTGGAGAGCTTGAATCTCCTCTCAGGAGTTTTTGGGAGCTGGCAGTTGATAGTTTAGAATCTTCatcaaactccctccttcactggccctTCCCAAACAGAACCTCAGGAGGCCAgcttcaactccaattgcctgttctcctttgcaaaattcagtccacaTTGTTACAAATGCAAGCTCTCTCTTTTATCATAGTCCTGTCCTGGCCCTTGTCCTGGGTCAGACGATCTGGAGCTGAGGTTAAGAACAGCAGCCAGTGGAAAGactaacatgaactgatgcagcgtgaaataaacagaaacaggagaacattgtacctaggaacagcaatattttatggtgctcaactgtgaaagacttgactactctcagcaaaacaatgatccaggagaattctgaaggatttataacAAACAAAACTATCTACCTCCAGGGTTCGAACTtttggagttagaatgcagatcaGAGAATATGATTTTTCACATCTGGggttttcacttttgtttttatatgagtattctcttcaacaatgatcaatatggaagtgtgtccTGCATGATAaggcatgtaaaacccagatcaaattgcttatcatggctgggggaggggaaaaagaagaggcggagggagacaatatgaatcttttaattttgaaaaatgtatgttCAAAAGtattacttgtaattgggaaaataaaatatctttgaaaaaaaatagcagcctgtaccttttcttttcttcatcattaGGCTCTCTTTCCTACTAATTAGCATTCTTTTATTCATCTGTCTAATGTGTCTGTCTACCTATGTAGTTATCTATCAGCTATTGTCTGCTGGATTGTTTTCTGGGAAAGGTGAGACCATTCCTTCTGGATAGCCTAAGAATAATCTATTGGAAGCTAAGAATCTGTGTTTTCTCTTACAGGCATTCTCTTTCAGTATGGGACCTAGAAGAAAGATAGCCTTGGGCTTACTATGGCCTGGTTGAACATGTGTTTCTCTCTGGGAAGGATAGAGCCAGGGAAGCAGTACAAATGTCCAGCTTTATTCCTGCTGCCAGTTGGGACCATTCCACCAGTCCTGAACTCCCTGGAAAAATtcatttgtgttttatttttatttattttttttactatatttattatatttatttattatgtggaTGGTGAAAGAGGGTGAACATACAAATGTATGGACATTTAGCCTACTTTAAGAGCCTCAGAACAGAAACATAGCAGAAGGGGGAAGGGTGGTAAGGAGGAAATGTAGAATGtaggaaagagagataatttaaaaaaagaatgaggtagAGTGAAGAGGAATTTctaaaagggagaagaagggggaaagggaaaaggaaggaaaagagaaagtaatggagaatagaggagaagaggaggaatgtGGGACAGTGGCCCAGGAGTATAATGGAgggtgtatagttggaaaatcttgaatccctagAATTGCATTGCTCatgattcctttctgtattacccacaattccttttcctttctatttatgtgtgtcttttgcgtgattgtatataagtttggGGTAACacacctttccctctctcttccacgtgagttGAGTGGTGACTTGTCCTTGTTGCCCTAGATCTCTCTTCTACATGAAGAGAGTGGGTAacattctctgtgttctctagctctctcattaaatattaataaatctataaatattatattttggagatattgaatattaattttaaaatccacaaggGACAGAgtaaagaaaagggaggaggtgATAATAGATAGAGTGATAACTATAGATAGAAATAAGGACAGATATTATCCCAAATACATATTCCTTATTCACTTTGTTTTTTTCCATGTTGATTGTTATAGTAAAATTATTTCAGCTGTTAAGATATTATTATAGTAGTCCTGTAGTATTTCAAGTCTTAAAAAAACTCATCATTGACATCCTGAATCATCAAGGAGACATCACCATTTGGGGTAATTGTCTGTCACCATGTAGTCTACCCAGAACCTCCATCATATGCTTTCCTTTGACAAGGATATGCCTAGGAAATATGCATGTAACCTTGAAAATTAATAAGGTctaattctggaaggcaatttgggattatgcccaaagggctttaaaagaatgtttgtcctttgatccagcaataccactattaggtttgtactccaaagagataataaaaaaaagggttgtacaaaaatattcatagccacactctttgtggtacaaaaaattggaaaatgagggggtgtccttcaactggggaatgactgaacaaattgaggtatatgatgttgatggaatactattgtgctatataaggaatgatgaactgcttgatttctaaaTGAACTGGAAGTGCTGGAAGCCAGCTCTGGCAGGTCCAGGTAATCTCAGGGGGTGGAACAGTTAATCGCTTTGAGATGGAATGAGAAAAGCCAGAGATTCGTTAAGGTTTGCAGAAGCTGTTCTGGGAGCCTTCtgctatgttttattttttatatccttcTCTTAAGATTATACAATGCTGGCATGAATTTCCACAATCAACATACACTTTTTTCTTGTATATAATGGAtcaagtcatacattaacttttactGAATCACAAAATTATTTGATTGACATTctataattatcttattttattattaaacaaaATATGCAAAGCTTTGGCAGGAAAAATTCATTATGGAGTAACTGAGCTGGAAATTACTTCCCTGCCCATCCGCAAGGTACATGGCATGCATTCCAGCTAAAGAGAATGGTCAATTATCTTTTAACCAATCAGATTTaagcataattatttttttccctttatttaatTGTATAATTAAGCAGCAAGTGATTTCTTGGCTAGTTGATTACCCAATCACACAATTACACAATCAATTTCAGATTTCAAAGATACAATAACCCTAACACTgatccaaatattatttcaatacaACCTTtccttttacaatatttttcaaaggtgagTTTGTTCTGTTCTTTGAGCTCTGGGGTTTGACAAGAACACTCCAGAGGCAATCTGCTCTAACTTTTCATTCCTTGTCCTGCCTTCTCTCCTTGCTAGCATTCCACATCAAgcatcagagaaacttgggagcTACTCTGAAGACATCTGTGTGTGGGAATTGTGAAATCTGCAGTTTTTGTTGGGGAATTAAAGTCTTTagcattaactcactaattgctggGTTTGTTATGGAGTGACTTTAGGGGAATTTCTATATCTTGATTTCTAAAGGTGGGGCTTTCCTAGGAGTTTGTTGGGGGGCCTATAAGGGCTCTAATGATACCCTTCACTAATATTCTGTATCTCCCTAGGGCTGGATAGAGATATTGGTTATAATCATTCTACTAAGGAATGTTAATAAGAGAGGAGCCACGTGGGGGAATCTTGAGAGGGGGTATCCGTCCTTCCTAGAATTCTACTCTGCAGCTCTAGAACCCCTTCTGAGACTTTGTCATTCAGGAGGGGGTTTGACGGCCCTCTGtatggaagaacctccatgaactgatgcagagtgaaatgagcagaaccaagagaatattgtacaccgAAACTGAagcattgtggaatgatcaaatatcaTCCACTtggctactagcagcaatgcaatgacccaggacaatcctcagggacttagaaaaaagaatgctgtccacattgagagaaagaactgtgggagcagaaatgtagaagaaaaatatatgacttatcacttatttatGTGGATATATGaattggagtttgggttttaaaagattactgttacaataatgaataatatggaaataggtatcaagtaataacacatgtatagcccagtggaattgcttgtcagttccaggaggggggagggacaagggaaaggagagaaaatgaatcacgtaaccatggaaaaatatttaaaaataaaaattaattaaaaaaagaaaattaataaagtcTAGAGCCATAGAAAGGTTTATTGTGTGCATTATGTAAGAAGGTAGTACCACCTAAAAAAAAGGACTTACGAAAGAGAGCCTGGATTCAGGCACATATAAGTATGAAAAAGAAGATAAGTTGTCAAGTCATACCCTCGAAAATACAACAGAATTTGAAGAATCTCCCTAGTATGATAGGTGAAACACTCCATTGGAAATCAAGGGAAGATATAGACAAGAATCTCATACAAAGGTCATGCATTGTGATCTGCAACTTTGGAGGGAATGCCCACAGCAatgaaacaagaaataaagaaatgtgaaGAATTGGGCTGtaataaagcagtaatcatacCTCTTTCAGCAAAGGAGAGAAAAGCCTTGATGCAGGCTCTaaggtggtgatggcaaacctatgacatgtgtgtcagcccTGACACACAGAGCCATTTATGAAGACAcacggctgcatacagagaagtatggggctgcatgccaaggatgaaacatttgctgtagtgcagtcaccatttaaaaaaatattataatttaagtcaacaatgacttttagcagctttatttacaaagaggtggaaagagtgacactctgtgcactataaaGGACAATTCtaactatattaatttacctgttttggtttgttaaatatagttacatattacaattatacatttttgttatttaaactataaatatcgtgaaattatggttcttttctcaaagtgacacaacacctgagttatgctcaatTTTTGGCCAATTTTGACAtgccaagctcaaaaggttgcccatcactgctctaaggaatGGAATGTCATAGTTTTCAGGTCATTCTCAAGGTGGCTAATCCTTTAGCTCTTTAGTGATTTGAAAGattttgtgaagataggattaactctcaccttgtctatttttagctaatcaaatcaagaactcagAGTACCCCttcttaccattaagtatgagagttcacaagtcatttactaGAGTAAGTGACAATTCCAAAGGCCACCCCCCACTCtcagcagtgctaggcaaattgaaagactgcaattggttccttaAAGAGGgagagcaacaggaagtgacaaaagactcCTTCCCCAGATCCTCCTTgacttgctgggtgagaagctgGCCTTTCCTTCCTGGCATTTGCAGAGATTGGTTCCTGGCATTCTAGTCCTAGCTTCTGAAGAGATTGGCTCTGCAGATTCCTGCtgtggctttggaggaggctgtgttggttgaaccctggctgaagacaccactgggacttctggctgagggtTACCAGGAAATCCATGTGGAGTCAGAGTTTTGGGGAAGCCCTGCTGGGACTGaacctggcttctcaggagaaagGCTGATGGGCTTATTAGAATCTATCTCTTTATCtgcatttttccactttcactctttccacctctttgtaaataaagctgctaaaagccATTGTTtacttaaattataatatttttttaaatggtgactataatattactttagaattctcatatttaccATAAAACCTCAATTTAAAATCTTACAATTTTCTGCATCAGAAAGTTGTTGGTGTATGGAGAGTTTTCTGCAATGAATCAATGTGTTATTCTATATTACATTTGTagtatatatttatgaatatgaacatatgtatatatacttaaacataaatatttacatgcacatatgtatataagagAGCAGTTAGGCAgtatagtgcatagagtgcctGGCATGGAATTAAGAATATCCCAGTTAAAATCAaccctcagacacttgctagccatgagaccctgggcaagtcacctaaccctgtttgtatcagtttcatcatctgtaaaatgagctagagtacAAAATGTCAAAcagctccagtatctttaccaagaaagccccaaagaaggggccatgaagagtcacaTATgattcaaaataacttttaaaatgtagaaatagGCATGTTTTTATCTTAAACagaaaaaaggatttctatatgaCATTCAATTCCTTTAGCTATTggaaataatttctaattttgaAATCTCCTTTGGGGACAGCATGCATCCACAGGTAAATTAGTAAGGTTTCTCTTCTAGCTCACCGATTCTGTAAAGATATTCCTTCTCACCCTGTCTCATCTTCCACCTCCACTTCCCAGGAACATTTTCCTGAGGTGAAGTTCTGGGTATCTACTATGAGAGAAAAGGCAAATCTCTCTTGGCTTCCAACGAGGACCTACATGGCAGGAACAGACTTAGCACTGTTCGAATCATCAGACATAATAGATAGGGATTTACTGTTACAGATTCCAGGCATATCACatatagaaaaaggaagaggggcaATTAAATGTAGGCTCCAAAGCCTGGAGGCTAACATCAAAGATAAGTGGGAGAACCTCTAAATTGGGATTATATGAGAACTCTACAAGGCTATAAAATTCACATGAATAAGTGACCTAATTTTCATTTGGAACAGTTTCATTGTGGGTACAGTgacaagatgatctctgagaAGTTTTCCAATCTGTGACATGATTCCTAttctctaattaattaattaagaatatttttccaaggttacatgattcatgttctttccctccctcatccctcctcacctcccttgagctgacaagcaattccactgagttatacatgtaccattgttcaaaaattatttttatgttattaatatttgcaaaatatgatcatttaaagtcaaaatccccaatcatatacccatcaaactatgtgattgatcatatgtttttcttctgcatttctactcctacagttctttctttcaatatggatagctttctttctcataagtacctctgGATtgctctgggtcattgcattgcagctagtagagaagtccattacatttgattgtgccacaatgtattagtctctCTGTTTAATGTTCTCCTGTGTTTgcccctttccctctgcatcaattcctgaaaatctttccagttcacatggaattcctccagttcattattcctttcagcatagtagtattccatcaccatcatataccaaaatttgtttagccattccccaattgatagctaccccctcattttccaattttttgctactaccaAGAGCatggttatacatatattttttaataattttataattttagaaaaattttccatggttacataagtcatgtttttactttccccttcaccccctcaacccccccccccctccgcTGTAgccaatttgcatttccactggttttattatgtgtggtcagtcaagacttacttacacattattgatagttacatgggtgtggtcttttcaggtctacatccccaatcatgtcctcatcaacccaagtgtccaagcagttgtttttcttctgtgtttcctctcctgcagtccttcctctgaatgtgggtagtgttcctttccatagatccctcagaattgtcttgtgtcattgcagtgctgctagtacagaagtccattacattctattttaccacagtgtattggtctctgtgtacaatgttcttctggctctgctcctttcactctgcatcaattcctggaggtctttccagttcacatggaattcctccagtttattattcctttgagcacaatagtattccatcaccagcatataccacaatttgttcagccattccccaattgaaggacatacccttactttccagttttttgccaccacaaagagtgctgctataaatatttttgtgcaagtctgtttatctatgatctctttggggtacaatcccagcaatggtatggctggatcaaagggcaggcattcttttatcgctctttgggcatagttccaaattgccctccagaatggctggatcagttcacaactccaccagcaatgcattaaagtcccaattttgccacatcccctccaacattcattactttcccctgctatcattttagccattctgctaggtatgaggtggtacctcagagttgtttagatgtgcatttctttaattattagagatttagaacactttctcatgtgcttattgatacttttgatttctttatctgaaaattgcctattgggGCTGTGGGTAAatttctgtgactcagtttccacatttcccaaCAAAGTTGTTGATAGAGGCTATAATATTTTCCCAAGCCCCTTTGCCCAGGCAGAAAAGTATGTTAACCTAACTCTTGGTATCTCCCCTTTCTTATTTCCTGTTATGTCCCCAGATACCCCCACCTTTACTTCCTTGCTCAAGGTTCTCTCTCAAGGCTACCCTTGTTATGAGAAAGCTGATTGAATTTCCATGAGAAAATTCCTTGTGGTTTTTGCCTTTATAAACTTGTGTATTCATGTAATAAATCACACTTGGTTGCCACCAGCAATTGAGGCCCTTCTGACCCCTAACTTTGACTTGACTCTTTTTTCCTCAACCCTTACCCGAGGACTCTTGGGGCTGATTCTGCCCTCCCTTCGGGGATT
This genomic interval carries:
- the LOC123251951 gene encoding polyadenylate-binding protein 2, translated to MEEEAEKLKELQNEMEKQMNMSPFPGNAGPRIMSIEEKMEADSRSIYVGNVDYGATAEELEAHFHGCGSINRVTILCDKFSGHPKGFAYIEFSDKDSVRTSMALEDSLFRGRQIKVTPKRTNQPGISTTDRGFPCGRYRARTTNYSRSHSRFYRGFNNRPRGRVYRGQARAMSWYSPY